One genomic window of Actinomycetes bacterium includes the following:
- a CDS encoding tryptophan 2,3-dioxygenase family protein codes for MGDQTDVSSADGTDHDRHFGEEGARLTYGSYLRVAELLDQQHLESDPPAHDELLFITVHQVYELWFKQLLHELTAAREEMFSGDLWRARHLLARVVAIEDVLIRQVAVLETMTPQDFLVFRDRLAPASGFQSVQFRELEFLAGAKDPGYLDRFRGLTAEERARLQRRLDEPSLWEAFLHVVRRAGLPAATDEEITASLLTVAGDRGTYGEVWELAERLLDHDANAALWRSRHVLMVERQIGTKSGTGGSSGSPYLRGRLGLHYFPLLWELRSHL; via the coding sequence GTGGGCGACCAGACCGACGTCAGCAGCGCAGACGGCACCGACCATGACCGGCACTTCGGCGAGGAGGGCGCCCGGCTCACCTACGGGTCGTACCTGCGGGTGGCCGAGCTGCTCGACCAGCAGCACCTCGAGTCCGACCCACCGGCGCACGACGAGCTGCTGTTCATCACCGTGCACCAGGTCTACGAGCTGTGGTTCAAGCAGCTCCTGCACGAGCTGACCGCTGCCCGCGAGGAGATGTTCTCCGGCGACCTGTGGCGGGCCCGCCACCTGCTGGCCAGGGTGGTCGCTATCGAGGACGTCCTGATCCGGCAGGTGGCCGTCCTCGAGACCATGACCCCGCAGGACTTCCTGGTCTTTCGCGACCGGCTTGCGCCCGCGAGCGGCTTCCAGAGCGTGCAGTTCCGCGAGCTGGAGTTCCTGGCCGGCGCCAAGGATCCCGGCTACCTCGACCGCTTCCGCGGCCTGACGGCCGAGGAGCGGGCGCGGCTGCAGCGCCGGCTCGACGAGCCGTCGCTGTGGGAGGCGTTCCTCCACGTCGTACGTCGCGCCGGCCTGCCGGCGGCCACCGACGAGGAGATCACCGCCTCGCTGCTCACCGTGGCCGGCGACCGGGGCACCTACGGCGAGGTGTGGGAGCTCGCCGAGCGCCTCCTGGACCACGACGCCAACGCCGCCCTGTGGCGGTCCCGGCACGTCCTCATGGTCGAGCGCCAGATCGGCACCAAGTCCGGCACCGGCGGCTCCAGCGGCTCGCCCTACCTGCGCGGCCGGCTCGGGCTGCACTACTTCCCCCTGCTCTGGGAGCTGCGCTCCCACCTGTGA
- a CDS encoding NAD-glutamate dehydrogenase has protein sequence MSAVRQDRQAERVLALEHAKGALLDRALELAAERPDVTVPAEDLAAYLHRYYRHIAPEDLVGRRVEDVLGAPLAHRELAASRPQGTASVRVRTPEDEGHSVVEVVSDDMPFLVDSVTAELSRHGRAIHLVIHPQLVVRRDIAGTLLEVCDATSLEDARDDCTDGVVESWMRVEIDRETDDEQRDLLVADLERVLRDVREAVEDWPRMQRIAVQVADEVADTAPPGMSAQEVAETGELLRWLADAHFTFLGYRENELVALEDGSGDRLVAVPGTGLGILRADQRQDGDAGRLPPEVSAHARRRQLLVITKANSRSTVHRPAYLDYVAVKTFDEAGEVVGERRFLGLFTSAAYNESIQRIPVLRRKAAEVLARSGFTANSHSGKDLLQILETYPRDELFQIAVDDLEQIVTSVLHLQERRQLRLFLRRDDYGRFMSCMVYLPRDRYTTQVRHAMEEILLDAFQGTSIDYTALVSESVLARLHFVVRTEPGARVAEVDPAEVEARLVAATRSWDDDFFDALQESCSEEEATRLVATYSDAFPEAYKEDLPATAAVEDLHRLEALDDDGGIDLNLYVPEDAAEGERRLKLFHVGDPVSLSVVLPRLQEMGVEVVDERPYEIQRPGRTRAWVYDFGLRYQPSGELPVDDARVLFQDAFAAVWSGNAESDGFNALVLRAGLTWRQAMVLRAYAKYLRQGGSTFSQAYIQECLVSNVHISRLLVRLFEARFHPGHQDASEDLVEGLLEEIHGALDAVASLDQDRILRSLLGLVRATLRTSYFQAAADGSPKPYVAFKLDPHKVPDLPQPRPRYEIWVYSPRVEGVHLRFGAVARGGLRWSDRREDFRTEVLGLVKAQMVKNAVIVPVGAKGGFVVKRPPADPTDREAVLAEGIACYRTFISGLLDVTDNLVLRDGHREVVPPPQVVRHDGDDAYLVVAADKGTATFSDIANQVALDYGFWLGDAFASGGSVGYDHKVMGITARGAWESVKRHFRELGVDTQAQDFTVVGIGDMSGDVFGNGMLLSEHIRLVAAFDHRHVFLDPDPDAAASFAERRRLFDLPRSSWADYDTSLISAGGGVWARTVKSVPISPQVRERLGLDAAVTRLSPPELLKAVLAAPVDLLWNGGIGTYVKATPESHADVGDKANDAIRVNGSQVRAMVVGEGGNLGLTQLGRIEYSRDGATGAGGRINTDAIDNSAGVDTSDHEVNIKILLDDAVRDGALDPADRPAVLSEMTDDVARHVLDNNYEQNVMLGNARVQAAAMLSVHERFVRSLEQRGALDRALEFLPPRDVVNDRLAAGEGLASSELAVLAAYSKITLTATVLDSDLPDDPWFVGALRRYFPHRIVRDFADRLDSHPLRRELVSTWVVNDLVNHAGMTFVFRALEETGASPIEIVKAYSVVREVFDLDAFWAAVRELDNQLPTDVQSMLYLEARRLLDRCTRWLVQSRRATIDVRGEVEHFGPDVAALVGRVPDLLIGAEQERLLMRTDEFTGLGVPDDLARRAAALLDTFSLLDIVEIATAEKVPAEEVAAVYFAISEGIEVDRMLTRITLLPRDDRWTALARSALRYDLYAALAGLTSNVLTSTSSADQPAVRIAAWEQANSEGVARAQATLGEIIATDHFDLASLSVALRTIRTLLRT, from the coding sequence ATGTCGGCGGTACGGCAGGACAGGCAGGCCGAGCGGGTGCTGGCCCTCGAGCACGCCAAGGGGGCGCTGCTCGACCGGGCCCTCGAGCTCGCCGCGGAGCGTCCGGACGTGACGGTCCCGGCCGAGGACCTGGCGGCCTACCTGCACCGCTACTACCGGCACATCGCGCCCGAGGACCTGGTCGGGCGCCGGGTGGAGGACGTCCTGGGCGCCCCGCTGGCCCACCGCGAACTGGCCGCCAGCAGGCCCCAGGGCACCGCCTCCGTCCGGGTACGCACTCCCGAGGACGAGGGGCACTCGGTCGTCGAGGTCGTCAGCGACGACATGCCGTTCCTCGTCGACTCGGTCACCGCGGAGCTCAGCCGGCACGGTCGGGCGATCCACCTGGTGATCCATCCGCAGCTGGTGGTGCGGCGCGACATCGCCGGCACGCTCCTCGAGGTGTGCGACGCCACGTCCCTCGAGGACGCCCGCGACGACTGCACGGACGGCGTCGTCGAGTCGTGGATGCGGGTCGAGATCGACCGCGAGACCGACGACGAGCAGCGTGACCTGCTGGTGGCGGACCTCGAGCGGGTGCTGCGCGACGTCCGCGAGGCGGTCGAGGACTGGCCGCGCATGCAGCGCATCGCCGTCCAGGTCGCCGACGAGGTCGCCGACACCGCGCCGCCCGGCATGTCCGCCCAGGAGGTCGCCGAGACGGGCGAGCTGCTCCGCTGGCTGGCCGACGCGCACTTCACCTTCCTGGGCTACCGGGAGAACGAGCTGGTCGCCCTCGAGGACGGGTCCGGCGACCGGCTGGTCGCCGTCCCGGGCACTGGGCTCGGCATCCTGCGCGCCGACCAGCGCCAGGACGGCGACGCCGGTCGGCTGCCGCCGGAGGTGAGCGCGCACGCGCGCCGCCGCCAGCTGCTCGTGATCACCAAGGCCAACAGCCGCTCCACCGTGCACCGGCCGGCCTACCTCGACTACGTCGCGGTCAAGACGTTCGACGAGGCCGGGGAGGTCGTCGGCGAGCGCCGCTTCCTCGGCCTGTTCACCTCGGCCGCCTACAACGAGAGCATCCAGCGCATCCCGGTGCTGCGCCGCAAGGCCGCCGAGGTGCTCGCCCGGAGCGGCTTCACCGCCAACAGCCACTCCGGCAAGGACCTGCTGCAGATCCTCGAGACCTACCCGCGCGACGAGCTGTTCCAGATCGCCGTCGACGACCTCGAGCAGATCGTGACGAGCGTCCTTCACCTGCAGGAGCGTCGCCAGCTGCGGCTCTTCCTGCGCCGGGACGACTACGGCCGCTTCATGTCCTGCATGGTCTACCTGCCCCGCGACCGCTACACGACGCAGGTGCGGCACGCGATGGAGGAGATCCTGCTCGACGCCTTCCAGGGCACGAGCATCGACTACACCGCGCTGGTGTCCGAGTCGGTCCTCGCCCGGCTGCACTTCGTGGTCCGGACCGAGCCGGGCGCGCGGGTCGCCGAGGTCGACCCGGCCGAGGTCGAGGCCCGCCTGGTCGCCGCGACCCGGTCATGGGACGACGACTTCTTCGACGCGCTGCAGGAGAGCTGCTCCGAGGAGGAGGCGACCCGGCTCGTCGCCACCTACTCCGACGCCTTCCCCGAGGCCTACAAGGAGGACCTCCCGGCCACCGCCGCCGTCGAGGATCTGCACCGGCTCGAGGCCCTCGACGACGACGGCGGCATCGACCTGAACCTCTACGTGCCCGAGGACGCCGCCGAGGGGGAGCGACGGCTCAAGCTCTTCCACGTCGGTGACCCGGTCTCCCTGTCAGTGGTGCTGCCGCGGCTGCAGGAGATGGGCGTCGAGGTCGTCGACGAGCGGCCCTACGAGATCCAGCGGCCGGGCCGCACCCGTGCCTGGGTCTACGACTTCGGGCTGCGTTACCAGCCGTCCGGCGAGCTGCCCGTCGACGACGCCCGGGTCCTGTTCCAGGACGCCTTCGCGGCCGTGTGGTCGGGCAACGCCGAGAGCGACGGCTTCAACGCGTTGGTCCTGCGGGCCGGCCTGACCTGGCGGCAGGCGATGGTTCTGCGGGCCTACGCCAAGTACCTGCGGCAGGGCGGCTCGACGTTCAGCCAGGCCTACATCCAGGAGTGCCTGGTCTCCAACGTGCACATCTCCCGGTTGCTCGTCCGGCTCTTCGAGGCCCGCTTCCACCCGGGTCACCAGGATGCGTCCGAGGACCTCGTCGAGGGCCTGCTCGAGGAGATCCACGGCGCTCTCGACGCCGTGGCGAGCCTCGACCAGGACCGAATCCTGCGCTCGCTGCTCGGCCTGGTGCGGGCCACGTTGCGGACCAGCTACTTCCAGGCCGCCGCCGACGGCTCCCCGAAGCCGTACGTCGCGTTCAAGCTGGACCCGCACAAGGTCCCGGACCTCCCGCAGCCCCGGCCGCGCTACGAGATCTGGGTCTACAGCCCCCGGGTCGAGGGCGTGCACCTGCGCTTCGGTGCGGTCGCCCGCGGCGGGCTGCGCTGGTCCGACCGCCGCGAGGACTTCCGCACCGAGGTGCTCGGGCTGGTCAAGGCCCAGATGGTCAAGAACGCGGTCATCGTGCCGGTGGGCGCCAAGGGCGGGTTCGTGGTGAAGCGGCCGCCGGCCGACCCGACCGACCGTGAGGCGGTCCTCGCCGAGGGCATCGCCTGCTACCGCACGTTCATCAGTGGACTGCTCGACGTGACCGACAACCTGGTCCTGCGTGACGGGCACCGCGAGGTCGTGCCGCCGCCGCAGGTGGTGCGGCACGACGGCGACGACGCCTACCTGGTGGTCGCCGCTGACAAGGGCACCGCGACGTTCTCCGACATCGCCAACCAGGTCGCCCTCGACTACGGCTTCTGGCTCGGCGACGCATTCGCCTCCGGTGGCTCGGTCGGCTACGACCACAAGGTGATGGGCATCACGGCACGCGGGGCCTGGGAGTCGGTCAAGCGCCACTTCCGTGAGCTGGGCGTCGACACCCAGGCCCAGGACTTCACCGTCGTCGGCATCGGCGACATGTCCGGTGACGTGTTCGGCAACGGCATGCTGCTCTCGGAGCACATCCGGCTGGTCGCGGCGTTCGACCACCGGCACGTGTTCCTCGACCCCGACCCCGACGCCGCTGCATCCTTCGCCGAGCGGCGTCGGCTCTTCGACCTGCCGCGCTCCTCCTGGGCTGACTACGACACGTCGTTGATATCGGCCGGCGGTGGCGTGTGGGCGCGCACCGTCAAGTCGGTGCCCATCAGTCCCCAGGTGCGGGAGCGGCTCGGGCTCGACGCGGCCGTCACCAGGCTGTCCCCGCCCGAGCTGCTGAAGGCGGTGCTGGCGGCGCCGGTCGACCTGCTGTGGAACGGCGGCATCGGCACCTACGTGAAGGCGACGCCCGAGTCCCACGCCGACGTCGGCGACAAGGCCAACGACGCGATCCGGGTCAACGGCTCCCAGGTCCGGGCCATGGTGGTGGGCGAGGGCGGCAACCTCGGCCTGACCCAGCTGGGCCGCATCGAGTACAGCCGCGACGGCGCCACGGGGGCGGGTGGCCGCATCAACACCGACGCCATCGACAACAGCGCCGGCGTCGACACGTCCGACCACGAGGTCAACATCAAGATCCTGCTCGACGACGCCGTGCGCGACGGTGCGCTGGACCCGGCGGACCGCCCCGCCGTGCTCTCCGAGATGACCGACGACGTCGCGCGCCACGTCCTCGACAACAACTACGAGCAGAACGTGATGCTCGGTAACGCCCGGGTGCAGGCCGCGGCGATGCTCTCGGTGCACGAGCGCTTCGTCCGGTCCCTCGAGCAGCGCGGCGCGCTCGACCGGGCCCTCGAGTTCCTGCCGCCACGTGATGTCGTCAACGACCGGCTGGCTGCGGGCGAGGGGCTCGCGTCCAGCGAGCTGGCCGTCCTCGCGGCCTATTCCAAGATCACCCTGACCGCCACCGTGCTCGACTCCGACCTGCCCGACGACCCCTGGTTCGTCGGTGCTCTGCGCCGCTACTTCCCGCACCGGATCGTGCGCGACTTCGCCGACCGGCTCGACAGCCACCCGCTGCGCCGCGAGCTCGTGTCCACCTGGGTGGTCAACGACCTGGTCAACCACGCGGGCATGACCTTCGTGTTCCGCGCCCTGGAGGAGACCGGCGCCAGCCCGATCGAGATCGTCAAGGCCTACTCGGTGGTCCGCGAGGTCTTCGACCTCGACGCCTTCTGGGCCGCGGTGCGCGAGCTGGACAACCAGCTGCCGACCGACGTCCAGTCCATGCTCTACCTCGAGGCACGGCGACTGCTCGACCGCTGCACCCGCTGGCTGGTGCAGAGCCGGCGGGCCACCATCGACGTGCGCGGCGAGGTCGAGCACTTCGGGCCCGACGTCGCGGCGCTGGTCGGCCGGGTGCCGGACCTGCTCATCGGGGCCGAGCAGGAGCGGCTGCTGATGCGGACCGACGAGTTCACCGGGCTCGGCGTCCCGGACGACCTGGCCCGCCGCGCGGCCGCCCTGCTCGACACGTTCTCGCTGCTCGACATCGTCGAGATCGCGACGGCCGAGAAGGTGCCGGCCGAGGAGGTCGCCGCGGTCTACTTCGCGATCTCCGAGGGCATCGAGGTCGACCGCATGCTCACCCGCATCACGCTTCTCCCGCGCGACGACCGCTGGACCGCCCTCGCCCGGTCGGCACTGCGCTACGACCTCTACGCCGCGCTCGCCGGCCTCACGTCCAACGTCCTCACCTCCACGTCGTCCGCCGACCAGCCGGCGGTGCGGATCGCCGCCTGGGAGCAGGCCAACAGCGAAGGCGTCGCTCGAGCGCAAGCCACGCTCGGCGAGATCATCGCGACCGACCACTTCGACCTCGCGTCGCTCTCGGTCGCCCTGCGGACGATCCGCACGCTGCTCAGGACCTGA
- a CDS encoding DUF402 domain-containing protein produces MPTEGEPIDARFTKWGGGRHWEFPLRCVGVDEHGVWGAGEVGTRLWRPGAGFVSQVGWVTLFPHDRPWAASFYGSAHQQIDTYVDMTTVPEWSGSSVSMVDLDLDVVLMRDGSLLLDDEDEFEQHRRDLGYPAEVVDLARRTADEVLAAVWDGTEPFGAVGASWLDRVSG; encoded by the coding sequence GTGCCGACGGAGGGTGAGCCGATCGACGCCCGCTTCACCAAGTGGGGCGGCGGGCGGCACTGGGAGTTCCCGCTGCGCTGCGTCGGCGTCGACGAGCACGGCGTGTGGGGCGCGGGAGAGGTCGGGACCCGGCTGTGGCGGCCGGGCGCCGGCTTCGTGTCGCAGGTCGGCTGGGTGACCCTCTTCCCGCACGACCGGCCGTGGGCCGCGTCCTTCTACGGGTCGGCGCACCAACAGATCGACACCTACGTCGACATGACCACCGTTCCGGAGTGGTCCGGGTCCAGCGTCTCGATGGTCGATCTCGACCTCGACGTGGTGCTGATGCGTGACGGGTCGCTGCTGCTCGACGACGAGGACGAGTTCGAGCAGCACCGGCGAGACCTCGGCTACCCGGCCGAGGTCGTGGACCTGGCGCGGCGGACCGCCGACGAGGTGCTGGCCGCCGTCTGGGACGGCACCGAGCCCTTCGGGGCGGTCGGCGCCTCGTGGCTGGACCGGGTCTCCGGCTAG